One cyanobiont of Ornithocercus magnificus DNA segment encodes these proteins:
- a CDS encoding photosystem I assembly protein Ycf3, which produces MPRSSRNDNFIDKSFTVMADLIVKLLPINTRAKEAYVYYRDGLSAQNDGDYAEALENYEESLKLEENAIDRSETLKNMAIIYMSNGDEEHAIKTYQKSLSENPKQPSCLKNMGLIYEKRGRIAEEAGRKDEADIWFNRAAEVWTQAVRLNPGGYLDIENWLKSTGRSNVDVYF; this is translated from the coding sequence ATGCCTCGCAGCAGCCGCAATGACAATTTCATAGACAAAAGCTTTACCGTAATGGCAGACTTAATTGTAAAATTACTGCCAATTAATACAAGAGCCAAGGAAGCTTACGTATACTACCGTGATGGCCTCTCAGCACAGAATGATGGTGACTATGCTGAGGCTCTAGAGAACTATGAGGAGAGTCTAAAGCTCGAGGAAAACGCCATTGACCGAAGTGAGACTCTCAAGAATATGGCTATTATCTACATGAGCAATGGGGATGAGGAGCATGCGATTAAGACATATCAAAAATCCCTGAGCGAAAACCCTAAACAACCATCTTGTCTAAAAAATATGGGCCTCATCTATGAGAAGCGCGGGCGCATAGCTGAGGAAGCTGGCCGAAAAGATGAAGCTGATATCTGGTTCAATCGTGCAGCTGAGGTTTGGACACAGGCGGTACGGCTCAATCCTGGTGGTTACCTCGATATTGAGAACTGGCTGAAATCAACTGGTCGTAGCAATGTCGACGTCTATTTTTGA
- a CDS encoding heavy metal translocating P-type ATPase: MRSVITQAPFLGCHRLLVLSVEGMKCGACTRAVERTLLEQPYVRQTSVNLVTRTAWVDYCGDSSKVELLLQALAARGFPARLHSDEGKQELNNKSKTTWWYQWQSLVVALVLLLISILGHLAEGGKLPLSPLGTPSFHAILATGALVGPGRLILTNGLRNALAFTPSMDTLVGLGVGSAYTASLVALIWPAVGWPCFFNEPVMLLGFVLLGRFLEERARLQTGRALQHLVQLQPEVARLCIDDDKVIREVPVSSLKPGDRLQIIAGDRIPVDGLVITGYAAVDVSSLTGEPMPLEAGPGIELSSGMLNLDGTFLMEIQRVGTNTALAQIIQLVEQAQARKAPIQRLADRVAGSFCYGVVTLALATLLFWSTIGTRIWPSVLHDSAQDLVHGHVSLGSTAETPLGLAIQLAITVLVVACPCALGLATPTVITVASGLGARHGWLFRGGDVIERAASLCQVVFDKTGTLTTGRPTVISVLDPKHPGQALRLAASLEQQSRHPLAHALLQEAQRRKLELLTPRTCHTVPGQGLEGELQDICGVVRIGKPEWLESCGINWDKELRYHHPEEIISQQYSLIAVAVDQRLIGIITVADQPRLDAQVAIQRLKQLGLRLWIFSGDRRESVQHLGAELNFDSKYLYWNMLPEDKQMHLQALSASGTTAMVGDGINDAPALAAADLGIAVGTGTAIAQESADLVLMGDRLEALPEALVLARRTMNKIRQNLIWAFSYNLVALPVAAGVLLPKFGLLLSPPLAALLMALSSIAVVVNALTLRLP; this comes from the coding sequence ATGCGTTCAGTAATTACTCAGGCTCCTTTCCTTGGCTGCCATAGACTTTTAGTGCTTAGTGTTGAGGGAATGAAGTGTGGTGCTTGTACTCGCGCAGTCGAGCGTACGCTACTTGAGCAGCCATATGTACGGCAGACAAGTGTGAACCTGGTTACCCGTACTGCTTGGGTGGACTACTGCGGAGACAGCTCTAAGGTTGAGCTCCTACTCCAAGCACTTGCTGCACGTGGATTTCCTGCCCGGCTTCACAGTGATGAAGGAAAGCAAGAACTCAATAACAAGAGTAAAACTACTTGGTGGTATCAATGGCAAAGCTTAGTAGTAGCTTTAGTATTACTCTTGATTTCAATCTTAGGACACCTAGCTGAAGGTGGAAAGCTACCATTATCTCCCTTAGGCACGCCATCTTTTCATGCCATTTTAGCCACAGGTGCCCTAGTTGGTCCCGGGCGCTTGATTCTGACAAATGGCCTTCGTAATGCCTTAGCTTTTACCCCCAGCATGGACACCTTGGTAGGTCTCGGGGTTGGTAGTGCCTATACAGCCAGCTTAGTAGCGTTGATCTGGCCCGCTGTCGGTTGGCCTTGCTTCTTCAATGAGCCAGTTATGCTACTCGGCTTTGTGCTACTTGGCCGTTTTCTTGAAGAGCGTGCTCGTCTACAAACCGGCCGTGCCTTACAACATTTGGTGCAGCTTCAGCCAGAAGTTGCACGACTTTGTATTGATGATGATAAAGTTATTAGAGAAGTTCCGGTTTCTAGCCTTAAGCCTGGCGATCGCTTACAGATAATTGCAGGAGACAGAATTCCCGTAGATGGTTTAGTAATCACAGGCTACGCAGCAGTCGATGTCTCCAGTCTCACGGGAGAACCAATGCCTCTTGAAGCAGGTCCTGGTATAGAACTAAGTTCAGGAATGCTGAACCTTGATGGCACATTCCTGATGGAGATACAGCGTGTGGGCACTAACACCGCGCTAGCCCAGATCATCCAGCTTGTTGAACAGGCACAAGCACGCAAAGCACCAATTCAGAGATTGGCAGATCGTGTCGCTGGAAGCTTTTGCTATGGCGTAGTTACCCTTGCTTTAGCAACACTGCTGTTTTGGTCTACTATTGGTACCCGTATATGGCCTAGTGTTCTCCATGACTCGGCACAGGATCTAGTCCATGGTCATGTGTCTCTCGGCAGCACAGCAGAGACACCCCTTGGTCTTGCTATACAGCTTGCTATAACCGTGTTGGTTGTTGCTTGCCCTTGTGCTTTGGGACTAGCTACTCCTACAGTTATTACAGTAGCCTCTGGTCTTGGTGCAAGGCACGGCTGGCTGTTTCGTGGTGGAGATGTTATCGAACGGGCTGCGTCCCTTTGTCAAGTCGTATTTGATAAGACCGGCACGCTCACGACTGGCCGACCAACAGTCATATCTGTGCTTGATCCAAAGCATCCTGGCCAGGCTCTTAGACTAGCTGCTAGCCTAGAGCAGCAAAGCCGCCATCCTCTTGCCCATGCCTTGCTGCAAGAGGCCCAACGTCGAAAACTTGAATTGTTGACTCCTCGCACGTGCCATACTGTACCCGGGCAAGGACTAGAAGGAGAGTTACAAGATATCTGCGGCGTTGTGCGAATAGGAAAGCCTGAATGGTTAGAATCTTGTGGAATTAATTGGGATAAGGAGCTAAGATATCACCATCCTGAAGAGATTATTTCCCAGCAGTACTCGCTTATAGCAGTAGCTGTAGATCAAAGGTTAATAGGGATTATAACTGTAGCTGACCAGCCTCGCCTCGATGCCCAAGTTGCAATTCAGCGCTTGAAGCAGCTTGGTCTCCGGCTATGGATTTTTAGCGGTGACCGGCGCGAGTCTGTTCAGCACCTGGGTGCGGAGCTCAATTTTGACTCAAAGTATCTCTACTGGAATATGTTACCTGAAGATAAGCAAATGCATCTGCAAGCTTTGAGTGCTAGCGGCACTACTGCCATGGTTGGCGACGGTATAAATGATGCTCCCGCTCTAGCAGCTGCAGACCTAGGTATTGCAGTCGGTACAGGCACAGCTATTGCCCAGGAGTCGGCTGACCTTGTCCTGATGGGAGATCGTCTTGAGGCATTACCGGAGGCCTTAGTCTTGGCACGCCGCACGATGAACAAGATCCGTCAGAATTTGATTTGGGCCTTCAGCTATAACTTGGTTGCCCTGCCAGTAGCAGCTGGTGTCCTCCTGCCAAAGTTTGGTCTATTACTCTCGCCTCCACTAGCAGCGCTACTAATGGCACTGAGTTCTATTGCTGTCGTAGTAAATGCACTCACACTGCGTCTGCCATGA
- a CDS encoding dTMP kinase, producing MKGRFLVLEGIDGSGKSTQLDHLLRWFPVSGLMPSGSRLLRTREPGGTSLGCVLRDLLLQPSSSDSVPEAMTELLLYAADRAQHVAQVIRPALDRGDWVITERFSGSMLAYQGYGRGLDHSLIRYLEGVATSNLHPDITLWLDLTLTESKRRCREGRDRIESEGINFLSRVAQGFSDIGRERGWIRIDAASAESTVSAEIKTVLHSVLSK from the coding sequence ATGAAAGGCCGCTTCCTTGTCCTAGAGGGTATCGATGGCTCTGGAAAAAGCACTCAGCTAGATCATTTGCTGCGGTGGTTTCCTGTTAGTGGACTCATGCCGTCTGGCAGCCGGCTACTCCGGACCCGCGAGCCTGGTGGTACATCTCTGGGTTGTGTTCTGCGTGATCTCTTGCTTCAACCATCAAGCAGTGACTCTGTGCCAGAAGCTATGACGGAGCTACTGCTTTATGCAGCTGACCGTGCTCAGCACGTTGCTCAGGTAATCCGTCCAGCACTTGACCGTGGAGACTGGGTTATCACTGAAAGATTTAGTGGCTCAATGCTTGCTTACCAAGGTTACGGTCGTGGCCTAGACCACAGTTTAATCCGTTACCTAGAAGGTGTTGCTACCTCTAACTTGCACCCTGATATTACTCTCTGGCTAGACTTGACCTTAACTGAGAGCAAGCGGCGCTGTAGAGAAGGAAGAGATCGCATCGAGTCTGAGGGAATTAACTTTCTGTCAAGAGTAGCTCAGGGATTCAGCGATATTGGCCGTGAGCGTGGCTGGATTCGTATCGATGCCGCGTCTGCAGAAAGCACTGTTAGTGCTGAAATCAAGACTGTGTTGCATTCTGTTCTCAGTAAGTAG
- a CDS encoding DNA polymerase III subunit delta', which yields MASPLKSSPELFDDLIGQPLAVALLQAALDQGRLAPAYLFAGPDGVGRRLAALRFLEGVLSVSRVSPILPRQQRRRLEDRNHPDLLWVEPTYMYQGRTVPLSAAGKVSSHRRSPPQLRLDQIRDVTRFLAQQPIESSRGLVVIEATERMTESAANALLKTLEEPGAGLFLLLTCAPSHLASTIRSRCHLIPFQYLKPEAVDRILARLNCGHQSDSTEIISMAAGSPGALLEHRRRFKEIPDQVRGRLSLLPNSALEVLSLAKEVSEVLDVEQQLWLISWWQQHLWMQRRDARSLRYLDQLQRNLLGLVQPRLAWEVALLQLINACT from the coding sequence ATGGCTAGCCCCCTAAAGTCTTCTCCTGAGCTTTTTGATGATCTTATTGGTCAGCCACTGGCCGTAGCCTTGTTACAGGCAGCTCTTGACCAGGGTCGTTTAGCTCCCGCCTATCTATTCGCTGGCCCTGATGGCGTTGGTCGTCGTTTAGCTGCTCTTCGCTTTCTTGAGGGTGTGCTTTCTGTCAGTAGAGTGAGCCCAATTCTTCCGAGACAACAGCGACGCCGGCTCGAGGATCGCAATCATCCTGATCTTCTCTGGGTTGAGCCCACCTATATGTATCAGGGTCGTACCGTGCCCCTATCAGCCGCTGGCAAAGTTAGCTCGCATCGACGTTCACCACCTCAACTACGTCTGGATCAGATCCGTGATGTAACTCGTTTTCTTGCCCAACAACCCATTGAATCTTCCCGTGGCCTTGTAGTAATTGAAGCAACTGAGAGGATGACTGAAAGTGCGGCGAATGCTTTACTCAAGACATTAGAAGAACCGGGGGCTGGTCTATTTCTACTGTTGACATGTGCACCCAGCCACTTGGCTAGTACAATTCGGTCACGTTGTCATCTTATCCCATTCCAGTATCTCAAACCCGAGGCAGTGGACCGCATACTAGCTAGATTAAATTGTGGCCACCAGAGTGATAGCACTGAGATTATCTCTATGGCTGCAGGATCACCAGGGGCGCTTCTAGAACATCGGCGCCGCTTTAAAGAGATCCCTGATCAAGTCCGAGGTCGACTTAGTCTCCTACCAAACTCAGCACTAGAGGTGCTTTCGCTAGCAAAAGAAGTCAGTGAGGTTCTCGATGTCGAGCAACAACTTTGGCTAATCAGCTGGTGGCAGCAACATCTGTGGATGCAGCGTAGAGATGCTAGAAGCCTGCGATATTTAGATCAGCTCCAAAGAAACCTTCTTGGACTGGTACAGCCAAGGCTCGCTTGGGAGGTAGCTCTCCTCCAACTCATCAATGCTTGTACTTAG
- a CDS encoding DNA-binding response regulator, whose protein sequence is MKPCILLIEDDQDMRELVGCHLEHSGFSVQRAEDGIKGQALALQYTPDLILLDLMLPKVDGLTLCQRLRRDDRTASIPILMLTALGGTKDKVSGFNSGADDYLTKPFDLEELQVRIKALLRRSDRAPASSSHHEVLSFGPLILVPERFEAIWFDCPVRLTHLEFELLHCLLQRHGQTVAPSIILKEVWGYEPDDDIETIRVHVRHLRTKLEPDPRKPKFIKTIYGAGYCLELPAGTQDHVV, encoded by the coding sequence ATGAAGCCCTGCATTCTTCTGATCGAAGACGACCAGGACATGCGAGAGCTTGTCGGATGCCATCTTGAGCACAGTGGTTTTAGCGTTCAGCGAGCTGAAGATGGTATCAAGGGGCAAGCACTTGCTCTGCAATATACGCCTGACCTGATTTTGCTAGATCTGATGCTTCCCAAAGTCGACGGCCTCACACTGTGCCAGAGACTTCGCCGAGACGATCGCACAGCTTCAATTCCCATCCTAATGCTAACCGCTCTTGGCGGCACAAAGGATAAAGTGAGCGGGTTTAACTCAGGAGCTGATGACTATTTAACCAAACCCTTCGATCTTGAGGAACTTCAGGTCAGAATCAAAGCCCTCCTGCGACGCAGCGATCGTGCTCCTGCTAGCAGCAGCCATCATGAAGTTCTTAGCTTTGGGCCTCTTATATTAGTTCCAGAAAGATTTGAGGCTATTTGGTTTGACTGTCCGGTCCGGCTTACGCATCTTGAGTTTGAGCTTCTGCATTGCCTACTCCAGCGCCATGGACAGACTGTTGCGCCATCGATAATTCTCAAGGAGGTCTGGGGTTACGAGCCCGACGATGATATTGAGACCATCCGCGTCCATGTCAGACACCTACGCACAAAGCTTGAACCTGATCCGCGCAAACCTAAATTTATCAAGACTATCTACGGTGCAGGATATTGCCTAGAGCTGCCTGCTGGTACTCAGGACCATGTAGTCTAA
- a CDS encoding ABC transporter ATP-binding protein, with translation MSNTVSLKLKGVSFRWPSGEPAINNCNMLLATPGLWMLAGNNGSGKSTLLKIIGGLLDPQDGCIYRPTRTSLVFQNPDHQLLLPSCGSELLLHLPRELPQARRHHQVRCSLEEVGLMGMASRPVHTLSGGQKQRLAIAGALASQADLLLLDEPTALLDPISQRSVLTTVLQLCRRPHLPLTALWVTHRLDELEEADGAAWIQNGSIGPWQSGYSLRRKIEALAARQR, from the coding sequence ATGTCGAATACAGTTAGCCTCAAGCTAAAAGGTGTCAGTTTCAGATGGCCATCTGGAGAACCTGCCATCAACAACTGCAATATGTTGCTTGCAACTCCAGGTTTGTGGATGCTGGCAGGAAATAACGGCAGTGGCAAAAGCACCTTGCTAAAGATAATTGGTGGTCTTCTTGACCCCCAAGATGGCTGCATATACCGACCAACACGAACATCATTGGTGTTCCAGAATCCTGACCATCAACTCTTACTACCAAGCTGTGGCAGTGAGTTGCTGCTTCACCTCCCTAGGGAGCTCCCACAGGCAAGGCGACATCACCAAGTTCGCTGCTCTCTCGAGGAGGTTGGGCTTATGGGCATGGCATCTCGCCCCGTTCACACGCTAAGCGGCGGACAAAAGCAGCGGCTAGCAATTGCAGGGGCCCTGGCTAGTCAAGCTGATTTACTGCTGTTAGACGAGCCGACAGCATTGCTAGACCCTATAAGTCAAAGAAGCGTGCTTACCACAGTTCTTCAACTCTGTCGCCGTCCGCATCTCCCACTCACGGCATTATGGGTCACTCACCGTCTTGATGAATTGGAAGAGGCTGACGGCGCGGCCTGGATTCAGAATGGAAGCATTGGGCCATGGCAATCGGGCTATAGCCTTAGGCGAAAGATTGAGGCCCTTGCAGCACGGCAACGCTGA
- a CDS encoding photosystem II D2 protein (photosystem q(a) protein) has product MTIAVGRAPQRGWFDLLDDWLKRDRFVFVGWSGILLFPTAYLSLGGWFTGTTFVTSWYTHGIASSYLEGCNFLTAAVSTPADAMGHSLLLLWGPEAQGDFVRWCQLGGLWSFVALHGAFSLIGFMLRQFEIARLVGIRPYNAIAFSGPIAVFVSVFLIYPLGQSSWFFAPSFGVAAIFRFLLFLQGFHNWTLNPFHMMGVAGILGGALLCAIHGATVENTLFEDGEQANTFKAFEPTQEEETYSMVTANRFWSQIFGIAFSNKRWLHFFMLFVPVMGLWTSSIGIIGLALNLRAYDFVSQEIRAAEDPEFETFYTKNILLNEGLRAWMAPADQPHENFVFPEEVLPRGNAL; this is encoded by the coding sequence ATGACGATTGCTGTAGGACGCGCGCCACAGCGAGGTTGGTTTGACCTCCTCGATGACTGGCTCAAGCGCGACCGTTTTGTTTTTGTCGGTTGGTCCGGCATCCTTCTTTTCCCAACAGCTTACCTGTCACTTGGTGGCTGGTTCACGGGTACTACTTTCGTTACCTCCTGGTACACCCACGGCATTGCCTCTTCGTACCTTGAAGGTTGCAACTTCCTTACAGCTGCTGTCAGTACACCTGCTGACGCTATGGGCCATAGCTTGCTGTTGCTTTGGGGCCCTGAAGCCCAGGGTGATTTTGTGCGCTGGTGCCAACTCGGCGGCCTTTGGTCCTTTGTTGCGCTCCACGGAGCTTTCTCCCTGATTGGCTTCATGCTCCGTCAGTTTGAGATCGCACGTCTTGTCGGCATCCGTCCTTACAACGCCATAGCTTTCTCCGGCCCGATTGCAGTCTTTGTAAGCGTCTTTCTGATATATCCTCTCGGCCAGAGCAGCTGGTTCTTTGCGCCCTCCTTCGGTGTGGCAGCAATCTTCCGCTTTCTCCTCTTCCTGCAGGGCTTCCACAACTGGACACTGAATCCCTTCCACATGATGGGAGTAGCTGGCATCCTTGGTGGTGCTCTGCTCTGTGCTATCCACGGTGCCACGGTAGAAAATACCTTGTTCGAGGATGGTGAGCAAGCCAACACTTTCAAGGCTTTTGAGCCTACCCAGGAAGAAGAGACCTATTCGATGGTCACTGCTAACCGCTTCTGGAGCCAGATTTTTGGCATCGCTTTCTCCAACAAGCGCTGGTTACACTTTTTCATGCTGTTTGTGCCGGTGATGGGCCTTTGGACCAGTTCAATCGGTATCATCGGTCTGGCACTAAACCTGCGCGCCTATGACTTTGTTTCACAGGAGATACGTGCTGCTGAGGATCCTGAGTTTGAGACCTTCTACACGAAGAACATTCTTCTGAACGAAGGCTTGCGTGCCTGGATGGCACCGGCTGACCAGCCACATGAAAACTTCGTCTTCCCTGAAGAGGTCTTACCACGTGGAAACGCCCTCTGA
- a CDS encoding phospholipid carrier-dependent glycosyltransferase, which translates to MGERWIWLLLLWLLTLLIWFPGLGSLPLRDWDESLVAIVSSSTVPINGWPHWFAFKWDRPYLNKPPGLHWLVGSMIYLFNNSEAIIRFVPCLLASFSIPLLTLLRWDLGVADNTRTKREHCSGILAGLVLATLLPVARHGRLVMLDGALMSANLLVWWGWLSSRWKPSLGFIAGLAGSFILMLKPPVIIGILFIVTALSIVERVVPRREALLWFGAGLIPGMSWHIGHFRARGADALVMWGSQGLARITSVVEDGTGSWVIPIIEMLEGGWPWLALMPAGLSAVWQYQHRITGQWLIVLLLGSVVMVLPLRTQLPWYSQLLWTPIALICAEGLIKVLDHRCHRWVCNLWTLAGIALLFGSLGVATNWIHLSAPIITFLSAGIGLTIGALMLKSKHYHQRHRGLTVLLVGWSISLITLWHSGLWLWELNESWDPRSVAAQIRRLPAEADIRLVGPNRPSLEWYANRPLKSSHDAEKVSDHYVIAIQPPPGCYAQETVVTGDWQLWFCPYQVKRTVSKNPLNEGV; encoded by the coding sequence ATGGGGGAACGTTGGATCTGGCTTCTGCTGCTTTGGCTTCTAACACTGCTTATCTGGTTTCCTGGACTTGGGTCTCTGCCCCTAAGAGACTGGGACGAGAGTTTAGTTGCCATTGTCTCGTCTTCTACTGTGCCAATAAATGGCTGGCCACACTGGTTTGCTTTCAAGTGGGATAGACCTTATCTAAACAAACCGCCCGGGCTTCACTGGCTAGTCGGCAGTATGATTTACCTATTCAACAACAGCGAAGCAATTATCCGTTTTGTTCCTTGCTTGCTAGCCAGCTTTTCGATTCCATTACTCACACTACTGCGCTGGGATCTTGGTGTTGCTGACAATACAAGGACAAAACGCGAACACTGCAGCGGTATTCTTGCTGGACTAGTTTTAGCAACTTTGCTCCCTGTTGCTAGACATGGCCGTTTAGTGATGCTAGATGGTGCTCTCATGAGCGCTAACTTGCTTGTGTGGTGGGGCTGGCTATCTAGTAGGTGGAAGCCATCTTTGGGGTTTATAGCAGGCCTTGCTGGTAGCTTTATATTGATGCTAAAACCCCCTGTAATCATTGGAATCCTTTTTATAGTCACAGCTCTTTCTATTGTGGAACGTGTCGTACCACGTCGTGAAGCTCTACTCTGGTTTGGCGCTGGTCTAATACCAGGCATGTCTTGGCACATTGGCCATTTCAGAGCACGTGGGGCTGATGCTTTAGTAATGTGGGGAAGCCAGGGTCTTGCAAGAATTACCAGCGTTGTTGAGGATGGTACTGGCAGCTGGGTAATTCCGATCATAGAAATGCTAGAAGGTGGCTGGCCTTGGCTAGCACTAATGCCAGCTGGATTAAGTGCTGTCTGGCAATATCAGCATCGAATCACAGGCCAGTGGCTAATAGTTTTGCTACTTGGCAGCGTTGTCATGGTTCTACCCTTACGCACACAACTCCCTTGGTATAGCCAACTTCTCTGGACGCCAATTGCTTTGATCTGTGCTGAAGGCTTGATAAAAGTGTTGGACCATAGGTGCCATAGATGGGTATGTAATCTCTGGACATTGGCGGGCATCGCGCTACTGTTTGGGAGTCTGGGAGTTGCCACAAACTGGATTCACCTATCAGCGCCGATAATTACTTTTCTGTCAGCCGGTATCGGACTAACAATAGGTGCGCTAATGTTGAAGAGTAAACACTATCATCAGCGTCACAGAGGTCTAACGGTATTGCTGGTGGGCTGGAGTATCAGCCTGATTACACTTTGGCACAGTGGTCTTTGGCTTTGGGAACTAAATGAGAGCTGGGATCCACGTTCAGTAGCTGCCCAAATTCGGCGACTTCCAGCTGAAGCTGACATCAGGCTTGTAGGCCCCAATCGGCCCTCACTAGAGTGGTATGCAAATAGACCTTTAAAGAGTAGCCACGATGCCGAAAAGGTTTCTGATCACTACGTTATTGCTATACAACCGCCCCCGGGTTGCTATGCGCAGGAAACAGTAGTGACTGGAGATTGGCAACTTTGGTTTTGCCCCTATCAGGTTAAGAGGACTGTGAGCAAAAACCCCCTAAACGAGGGGGTTTAA
- a CDS encoding porin, which yields MRIFQRLLLTPAMLGILAPVAVAETNVPEVSKRAATSEQVTSVFQFSDIYPTDWAYQALSSLVEQYGCVAGYPNRAFRGNRAMTRFEAAALLNACLNRVGEVTDGVRRLTKEFEAELAVLGGRADGLEARIGELEATRFSTTTKLRGKTSFVIGSNTFSGNASISKQFSSSGKDTIPSSTETTKKMADVARENLGAVTFNYDQRLTLDTSFTGKDLLRTRFRTGNFGDSAFGFSTTTGIPSPFEGNYSAFSGLETASEEDDIFRIDRLFYQFPLGSELTLIVGGLVRQDDMLPTWPSMYPYEPILDYFTYAGAPGTYNLNIGPGAGIWWKKGGFSIAANYISNDGNFSSPAIGSFINNTSNSTRTVQLAYSNQGWAVSAAYNYSSKEFGNMYESTSTPLATRIGSLGDTNSIGLSAYWQPNRTGWAPSVNFGWGLNNTSGDSSSKLLGYKFNSATTQSWYAGLQWRDVLAEGNSAGVAVGQQGFVTSIDLAGTGDGPDKAHKVEDVLARDGQYSWEIWYQLRAADNVYVTPALFYLSRPLGAATQGFTFDQIGALSQSNVRFLTVGTGMSAVLALPLWPEFGPESILLRGFGPKSASLVSKPGRIL from the coding sequence ATGAGGATTTTCCAAAGACTACTGCTAACTCCTGCCATGCTTGGAATTCTCGCCCCTGTTGCTGTTGCTGAGACAAATGTACCTGAAGTCTCTAAACGCGCCGCAACCAGCGAGCAAGTTACAAGCGTCTTCCAATTTTCCGACATTTACCCGACCGACTGGGCCTACCAGGCTCTGAGCAGCCTGGTCGAGCAATATGGTTGTGTTGCTGGTTACCCCAATAGGGCATTCCGAGGCAACCGAGCTATGACTCGCTTTGAGGCTGCCGCCCTGCTAAATGCATGCCTTAACCGCGTTGGTGAAGTTACTGATGGGGTCAGGCGCTTAACCAAAGAGTTTGAGGCTGAATTGGCTGTCCTAGGTGGTCGCGCTGATGGTCTCGAGGCCCGCATCGGTGAATTGGAAGCAACTCGGTTCTCTACCACTACCAAGCTGAGAGGTAAGACATCATTCGTAATTGGCTCTAATACTTTCAGTGGTAACGCTTCTATCTCAAAACAATTCAGCTCTTCTGGGAAAGATACTATACCTTCATCCACTGAAACTACTAAGAAGATGGCAGATGTAGCTAGGGAAAACCTTGGCGCTGTCACTTTCAACTATGACCAGCGCCTGACCCTTGATACGAGCTTTACAGGCAAAGATCTACTACGCACTCGCTTCAGGACTGGTAACTTTGGGGACAGTGCTTTTGGTTTTTCTACAACTACTGGGATCCCTAGTCCTTTTGAAGGCAACTACAGTGCGTTCTCTGGTCTTGAAACAGCTTCTGAAGAAGATGACATCTTTAGAATTGATCGCTTGTTCTATCAGTTTCCTCTAGGTAGTGAACTCACGCTAATCGTAGGTGGCTTAGTACGTCAGGATGATATGCTTCCTACTTGGCCTAGTATGTATCCATATGAACCGATTCTTGACTACTTTACTTATGCAGGGGCTCCGGGAACCTATAATTTAAACATTGGTCCTGGTGCTGGTATTTGGTGGAAAAAAGGTGGCTTCAGCATCGCTGCTAATTACATCTCAAATGACGGCAACTTTAGTAGTCCTGCTATAGGAAGTTTCATCAATAACACTTCTAATTCAACTAGGACGGTCCAACTAGCATACAGCAATCAAGGTTGGGCAGTTTCTGCTGCCTACAACTACAGCTCTAAGGAGTTTGGTAATATGTATGAAAGTACTTCAACTCCTCTGGCTACTAGGATTGGTAGTCTTGGGGACACCAACTCTATTGGTCTCAGTGCCTATTGGCAGCCAAACAGAACTGGCTGGGCTCCCTCAGTAAATTTTGGCTGGGGGTTGAACAATACGAGCGGAGATAGCAGCTCTAAGCTGCTGGGCTACAAATTCAACTCTGCAACCACTCAATCCTGGTATGCAGGCCTGCAGTGGAGAGATGTCCTGGCAGAGGGCAATAGTGCAGGCGTGGCGGTTGGGCAGCAAGGCTTTGTCACGTCTATAGATCTGGCAGGCACAGGCGACGGGCCTGACAAGGCACACAAAGTGGAAGATGTCCTCGCCCGCGATGGCCAGTACTCCTGGGAGATTTGGTACCAGCTGCGAGCTGCTGACAACGTCTATGTCACTCCTGCGCTTTTTTACCTAAGCCGTCCCCTAGGCGCAGCTACACAAGGCTTTACCTTTGACCAAATCGGCGCCCTTAGTCAGAGCAACGTTCGCTTTTTGACCGTGGGGACAGGGATGTCTGCAGTCCTAGCACTGCCTCTCTGGCCCGAATTCGGGCCAGAGAGTATACTGCTGAGGGGATTTGGACCAAAATCGGCATCTCTTGTTTCCAAACCGGGAAGAATTTTGTAG